From Streptomyces sp. SAI-135:
GCGCGGGGATGGTCCCCCGGAGCTCCTCCTCCTCCTCGGCGTCCGTTCCGGCTGCTCCCCGCACGCGCGGGGATGGTCCCCGCACGTCATAAAGGCCATGCACGACTGGAGGCTGCTCCCCGCACGCGCGGGGATGATCCCTGCGCGTGGATTCCGAGCGACTCCATCAGCGCCCTGCTCCCCACACACGCGGGGATAGTCCCAACATGTACATGGCGCGCGCCGAGTTCACGACCTGCTCCCCGCACCCGCGGGGATAGCCCCGGCGGCGTACGCCTCGCGAAGGTGATGCGGTTCTGCTCCCCGCACGCGCGGGGATAGCCCCTCGATGAACTTCGTCGGCGCCAGGAAGGTGCCCTGCTCCCCGCACCCGCGGGGAGGGTCCCCAGCCGGTCTGTTCCTGCATCAGTTCGTGGATCTGCTCCCCGCACGCGCAGGGATGGTCCCGGCAAGCCCTCGTGGGACTGCTCAGGGTTCATCTGCTCCTCGCACGCGCGGGGATGGTCCCGAGCAGACCACCGTGGGTCGGAAGACCTTCACCTGCGCCCCGCACCCGTGAGGATGGTCCCTACGGGCTCACCTTCACCGCGCTTGCCGCACGCTGCTCCCCGTACGCACGGGGATGGTCCCGACTACACGGCGCTGTTCGCGGAAGAATGCGTCTGCTCCCCGCACGCGCGGGGATACTTGCGTCGGAAGCCCCCGCTGCCACCCTTGGGGTGGCTGCTCCCCGCACACGCGAGGGATGGTCCCGAGAAGTGGCACGATCCGGATTACACACCGCCGTGCTCCCCGTACCCGCGGGGATGGTCCCAGCGGCCTCAACTCCGAAGGCGCTGGCCAGCGGTGCTCCCCGCGCCTGCGGGGATGGTCCCCGGCTGCCCCACCTGACGGACTCCCTGACCATGTGCTCCCCGAACCCGCGGGGATGGTCCCACCCGTACGGCACTGCACCTGATCCTGCACGCGGTGCTCCCCGCACCCGCGAGGATGGTCCCGGGGGACCCTGTGCCGGTCATCCATTCTCCCCGCACCCCCGGGGGATGTTCCCCAGCCTGGCCCGCCGTGTGGCCGCGCTGGAGAAGTGCTCCCCGCACCCGCGGGGATGGTCCCCTGCCTGCCCGGGCGGAGGTGCCGGTGCCCATGTGCTCCCCGCAGCCGCGAGGATGGTCCCTCGCGTGGACCCGCGCCGTTGTCGAGGCGCACGTGCTCCCCGCACCCGCGGGGATGGTCCCGGGCCCTCCGGGCTCATCGCGCACGACCCTCGGTGCTCCCCGCACCCGCGGGGATGGTCCCTCGGCGATCCTGCCAGGCAGTTCCAGGAGGCTGTGCTCCCCGCACGCGCGGGGATGATCCCGAGTCCGTGGCGGACACCGAGCGGTGGCGCAGCTGCTCCCCGCACCGCGCGGGGATGGTTCCCGTTCTTGGGGAAGACGTGCCCGGGCACGTCGTTGCTCCCGGCACGCGCAGGGATGGCCCTCACAACGAGTACAAGGTGCGCGTCCACGGAGGCCTGCTCCCGCATGCGCAGGGATGGTCCCCGCGGCACGCCGGTAAGTTCGGTGTAGTCGGTCTGCTCCCCGATGCGCGCGGATGGTCCCAGGACGCCGTCCTCTGTCGGGGAGATCGTCGCCTGCTCCCCGCACGCGCGGGGATGGCCCCCAGACCAAGCGGTGGGCCCACATGATGGACCTCTGCTCCCTGCACGCGCGGGGATGGTCTCGTCTCGCGGTTCTCGCCGGTGCCGTGCATGACCTGCTACCCGCACCCGCGGGGATGATCCCTTCGACACCTCGTTCGCGGCCGGCGGGATGTTGTGCTCCCCGCACCCGCGGGGATGGTCCCACCGCGAACAATGGCGGCGCCGGTGGCGCCAAGTGCTCCCCGCACCCGCGGGGATGGTCCCGTCGCTCCGATCCACGGCGTCTACGGCTGTCCGTGTTCCCCGCACCTGCGGGGATGGTCCCGAGGCCATGGACCACGCCGAATACCTGGAGTTGTGCTTCCCGCACCCGCGGGGATGGTCCCCAGGGCTGTCGTTCGGTGCCGCCGGAGCGGGTGTGCTCCCCGCATCCGCGGGGATGGTCCCTTCGACGTCATCAACCCACAGGTGATGACCGTGTGCTCCCTGCACCCGCGGGGATGGTCCCTGGGGGTGGTGCTCACCGCCGAACATGTCGGTGTGCTCCTCGCACCCGCGGGGATGGTCCCCCACGCGGGCTGACCGCGCCGGCGTCGTACGCGTGCTCCCCGCACCCGCGGGGATGGCCCCGAGTACTCGACGCAGTGGCGTAAGGCCGGGCTGTGCTCCCCGCACCCGCGGGAACGATCCCCCCGACGCTCCCGTGCGGAGCGAGGTCCATCTCTGCTCCCCGCACGCGCGGAGATGATCCAACCATGGAAGCCTGGATCCCTGAGCAAAACGACTGCTCCCCGCACGCGCGGGGATGATCCCTGCGCCCGGTACGGGGTGAGGGTGTGGTCCCCTTGCTCCCCGCACACCCGGGGATGGTCCCGCCCACGACGAGACCGAGCAGACCGAGAAGAACTGCTCCCCGCACAGGCGGGGATGATCCCTGCGCGTGGATCCCGAGTGGTTCCATCAGCGCCTGCTCCCGCACGCACAGGGATGGTCCCGCGCAGCTAGACAGCGTCGGCTCCGGCGGCATCTGCCCCCGCACGCGCGGGGATGGTCCCGACTACACCGTGCTGTTCGCGGAAGAGTGCGTCTGCTCCCCGCGCGCGGGGATGGTCCCGTGTTGATGGCCTGTGCCGTGATGACAGCGTTGCTGCTCCACGCACCTGCGTGGATGGCCCCACCGGGACCAGGCCCGCACCTTCGCGGAACAACTGCTCCCCACACACGCGAGGATGGTGCCCATGCCTCGCCAGCTGTCACCGCGGAGGCTTCGTGCTCCTTCAACTCGCGGGGATGGTCCCGCCTTCTGCTACGGCAGAATGTGGCTGGTCATCTGCTCCCCGCATGCGCGGAGATGGTCCCCTGCCGCAGAGGCGGCAGATGGGAGTACGCGGCTGCTCCCCGCACGCGCGGGGATGGTCCCTTCGCGAAGACTCCCGTCAACGCCGTCACCAACTGCTCCCCGCATGCGCGGGGATGCCCCGGGAGGGATGAGCAGCCGCCCGTGCTCCCCCGCTGCTCCCCGCACATGCGGGAATGGTCCCGACAAGCTGTGGCTGGGCACCGGCAACAACGTCTGCTCCCCCGCGCGCTGTCCCTCCGCCGCGCGAGGGAACTCGCCGACCAGCACCCGGCGACGTACGTGGCATTCGACATCCTGGCCCACCCTGCGGCAGGCTTCCCAGACTACGGCCGCGCCCGTACGCGAAAGCGCCGTTAGGTCCTCCTGGACGTGCTCGCCGACGTCGACCCGCCGATCGTGCCGGTGTGGTCAACCACGGACCTGGACGAGGCCCTGCTCTGGTACGAGACACTCGAAGGCACCGACGTTGAGGGGATCGTAGCCAAGCCGCTGCGGTCGGCCTACAAGGCGGTCCAGGTGTGGGCGAAAGTCCAGCACGCGGATACAGTCGACGCCACCGTGGTCGGCTTCACCGGCAGCGCCCGGCCCTGTACGGCTACCCGACGGACGGGGGACGCTGCGCCATCGGCTCACCACGGCACTCCCGTCCTTCGTGATGCCCGCCCGGTCCCCCAGGCCGGGCGGGCATGCACGAAGGCCGGCGACTCCTAAACGCCCGCCGTCGGCAACCTGATGGTGGAGGTCGTGGCCGGCACGACCCGACGCGGTCGTCGCCGTGGTCCGGTTGCGCTGACCGGTGCCCATGTAGACAGTTGGGGAACTCTGAGCGGGCGACGAGGGGGACTGGCGGTAGGGGAACAGCGAGACCCCCCTACCACACGGTAACTTCCATCCTCGCGACTACCAGTGAAGCTCGGTGAACTCAATTGCGCACACCTGGGCGAGTTTAGTTACTTCCGTCGAATTTCTTCACTCATAGCGGAAGAACTCTGGGACACCTTGCACCGCTGACGGGTCGCCGATTGCATGTATCGGCATTCCTTCTGGAGCGCGCACTCGAGAAACACTGATCCCATGTAGACACGCCCGACACCAAAATAGCGCGTAGCCGGTTCGACTTTCCGGGTCAACAATGTACCGAAGCTCTAGCTCCAGTCGACCACAGGAAGGGCACGCCAGTCGTGCCATATCTCCACCAGCATCGGTGACCATAGCCAGTGCTTTGAGCCAAGCGTGCCGATCCGTCATTCACTTCAACTTTCCGTTGTAGTAGTTCCAGAACTGGTCTTCCGCTGCGTATGCAGCACGCTCCCATGCCTGTTCCTCTTCCAAAGTCGGTGTCGAACCGAAGATCTTGGCCTGCATTACGTGCATCCGTTCGTGTCCGATCGTCCGCACGAGATCCTCCTCCGAACGGAACGCGTCAGGATACAGAGTGATGGTTCCATCAGGAGAGGTGTGTCCGTACAACTGGCGGCCGAGCAGGTCGGTGTCGCGATTGATCTTTACCTTAACGCCGTCAAGTCCCACTCCTGCTTTCGCTGCCATCTGGTTAACCACGCGCTTCTGCATGGGTACTGCTAGTTCAGCGAAGGCTCCGGTATTCGAGGTTCGACGCGCTAGTCCGGTTACCGCGCTGGCTGCTGCACCAGTTCCGACGACCGCACTTCCACCGGACGCACCGCCGGTAACCATCTCTGCAATCTCTGCCGCGCATACCGGAGCCGTGGCCAGACATCCCTCGCCCAGGGCGACGGCTACTGGCGCGGCGACCACGGCCAGCGCAATGGCCGATATGCCACCAACTAGGACCTTCTGCCAGGTTTCGAGTTTGGGTCGGTCAGCGAGGAGGTCCTTCGCGGCCTGATTTTCCGGGATGGGATAGCTCCCATTGAGCAATCCGAAACGAGGCTGTTCCTTCTTTTCAGGTGCTGGGTCGGGCCCTTTCTTGAATACGACCTGAGCTGACTTGACGCCCCCGTCCGTACGCACGGTGACGGTCATGGTGCCGCTTCCGGTACCGCCGCCCGTCTTCTGGTACTGGAACGTTTGAGTGTAGGTCTGTGTGGAGTGGTACACCCAGGTCCCGTTGGGTCCTGGTGTCATGTAGTCGTGATACCTGCCGCCATTGCCGTCGTTGCACCCGCGTTCGCAGTCCGTGACCGGCTTCAAGCCGGTGGGGTCGGACTTGGTGACCGGGGTGTTGTTGGCGTAGGCGTAGCTATTGAGGGACTCGTGGTCCTCAGGGGCGAGGACGGGGTCGACGGAGAGAAACCGTCCGGTGGCCGGGTCATATTCGCGGGCGCCGACATGAGTGAGTCCGGTGTCGGCGTCTGCGGGTTTACCGAGGAAGCCCTTGTCGTCGGGCCAGGCTGCTGGTGTGGTGCCGCGTGCCTCGCCGAAGGGCTTGGTGTAGCGGCGGGTGATGGCCTGGGTGGCGGCGTCCACGGTCATGGAGGCGGTGCCGTGGTGGTCGTCGACCATCCAGGACAAGCTGGTCTCGGTGCGGACCGCGGTGGCGTCGCCGGAGGGGTAGTAGCGCTGGGCGGTGAACTTCTTGGCGGCCGTGTCGTAGTGGAGTTCCTGGCCAGCCAGGTAGAGGACCGTTTTGATGGGGCCGCGACGGATGAGGAGTTCACCGTTCGCGTCGTAAAGGTAGTCGGTGGTCTTGGTGCCTTCGGTGAGGCTGCTCAGTTCTCCTTCGATGTCCCAGACGAGGCTCTGCGCGGTGCCGGTGGCGCCGTAGCGCTGGGTGGTGTTGCCCTGCTCGTCGTAGATGTACGGCTTGGCGGTGCCGCTGCCTACCGTGACTGAGGTCAGCGTGTGGGGCTGGCCGGTGCCGTTCGCGTTGACCGTTGGGTAGCCGTAGATGGTCTTGGTGTCGGTGGTCTTGTGCTCGGTCTGGCTGTCGCGCAGACCGCCGATCTTGTAGGTCCAGCTGGTCCAGTACGGGGCCGGGCCGCCGAGCGCCGTTGCCGAGCGGCCGGTGGCGCAGTCATTGGAGGACGGTGTCCAGGCTTCGGTCAGCCGACGGTAGCCGTCGTAGGTGAAGCACTGGGTGTCGGTGCCGTTGGCCTTGTCGGTGACCGATTTGACGTTGCCGGTGGCGTCGTAGACGTAGTCGACGTCGTTGGTGTAGCCGGCGTTGGTCTGGTCGAGGGTGTGGGTGTTGGTCAGGCGGCGGGTGCCGTCTTCGTATCGGTTGAAGATCTGGAGTTGCTTGGCGGCGGTGGAGGTGCCCAGGCGGGTCTCCTCGATCTCGCCGTACGGAGAGTAACCGATGTTCTGCACGTAGTCGGTCATGCCGTCAGTGCTGATGAGCATGCCAAGGTCGTTGTACCGATTCTCGACGGCCTCGGCAGGCAGGCCGGCCACCGCGGGCACAGACGTGGATTGCACGGTGCCGTCGATGTTGTAGACGGTGGACGTCGTGAACGATGTCGAGGCGCCAGCGGCGGTGAGGGCCTGGGCCAGCGGGTCGGCGGCGGCAATGACGGTCTTGGTGCCCTTGGGGCGGCCGAGCGCGTCGTAGCCGGTGACGACCTGGGAGTAGATCTTGCCGGCAGTGCCGCCGACGTAGCGGATGGCGGCGGTCGGCTGCCCCTTGGCCAGCGAGTCGTAGGTGAACTTGGTCAGCTGGTGAGCGTTGTCCTTCACCCCGTCCCAGGTGCCGATCTTGCGGGAGAGCTCGTCGTAGTCAGTGATGAGTGTGCGTGAGGCACTGTTGAGAGTGGACGTGACTGTGAGTGGCTGGTCGGCGTCGTTGTAGGTGGTGTCGACCTTCCCCTTGTCGGGGTCTGTGGAGGTGGTCTTGCGGCCGCGCAGGTCGTAGCCGTAGGTCCATACCGCCCCGTCCGGTCCGGTCATCCTCTTGAGCTGACCGCCGGGGGTGTACTCGTACAGGGTGCGGGTGTAGTCGCTGCCGGTTGGGGCGGGGCCACCGTACTCGCGGCGCTCGGTGATCCGGCCGCGTGCGTCATTGATCGTCAGGGTGCCGGTGCCGCCCTCGGCTGCAGTGACGGCGGTGCGGTCGCCCTGGTCGTCGGTCTTGGTGCGCCACTTCTCCTGGTTGTAGACCCGGAAGATTGAATCGGTGGCGCGGCCGGCGGCGTCGTAGACCGTCTCGGTGGAGGCGGGCACGGAGCCGGGGAAGGTGTTGGCCAGGGTGCCTGAGGGGGCGTTGTTGTCGTGGACCTGGGCGTTGGTGATGTAGGCCAGGCCGCGGTCGTCGTAGAGGGTTTCGGAGATCACCCGGCCGCCGCCCGGGGCGGGGACCTGCTTTTGCCGGGATCGCAGCAGTCCGTCGAAGATCTCGTAGGAGCTGTTGTAGGTGTTGCCGTCGGCCTTGAGGGCGTCGGTGCGGACCCAGGTCTCCTTGTCGTTATTGATGCTGTAGGTGTAGACGATGCTGGCGGCGTCCTGGAGTGCGCGGGAGCGGTCCGGCTTCCAGACCTGGCGCAGGCGGCCGAGCGCGTCGAAGGACCACTCAGTGCTGTTGCCGTTGGCGTCGGTGGTCTTGGTCGCGGTGCCCCAGGCCGGGTCCACGTCGGTGGTGGAGGTGTAGAGCTTGGGGTCGGTGGTGGTCTTGGACGTCAGCGGGCCGTAGCCGGTGTCGTCAGGGACGTAGGTCGTCTTGATCGTGCGGTTGAGTGCGTTGGTCGCGGTGAGCGTGCGGCCCAGCTTGTCGTAGGTGGAGCTGGAGACCTGCTGGTAGACGGGCTTCTTGTCGGCGTCGTAACTCGCTACCCGGTAGGAGGCGGTGATCTCGCCCAGGGTGGGGGCCGCCCCAACTGCCTGGTTGTCGTAGGCCGTGGTGATGTCGGAGACGACGTCGTCGGGCAGTACCGGCGTGGTAGCGCAGGGAACCGAGTAGGTCTCGGTACGCGAGACCAGATCCACCAGCCAGGCCGTGGTGTTGCGGGCGTAACTGGTCTTCACGCACGACTCGTCGCCGGTCTTGGCGGCATCGCCGCTGTCCTCGACGGTCATCGGCATGCCGTACGTCGGGTCGTACGTGGTCTTCTGGGTGACCGTGCGGGTGCCGGTGGAGGTTTTGGTGCGGGTGGCTGTTTCGCCTGCCTGGATGATCCAGGAGTCGGTGGTGCCCCAGTTGTAGGTGTGGCTGCCGGTCTTGTGGGACCAGGGGGTGTTGATGGTGCCGCTGAGCTCTTCGGTGCCGTTGTAGACGATGGTCTCGCGGACGAAGCCGGCGTACTGGCGGGAGTCGTCGATGGCGGTGCCGGTGGAGTCGGTGACCTTCTCGACCCGGGCGGTGCCGTCGAGTTCCTTTTCGCCGTTCAGGCCGCGCATGAAGAGGGTGGACTTCTTGGAGCGCGGGCCTTCGGAGTCGCCGGAGGTTTCCACGACCTTGCTGTAGCCGCGCCACTGGGACCAGGTGCGGTTGGAGGCCTTAGTCAGGCCCTCGTCGTCGGCGTAGGCCCAGCCGGCGCCGTCCTGGTAGTCGTAGTACTTCTCGTTGGTGTCGCCGTGGCCGTAGGGGTCGTCCTGGAGGACGGAGGTGACCACGTACTTGTGGAACCAGTCGGTGACCGGGGTTGCCCCAGACTGGGACCACTTGACCGGGAAGCAGCGGCGTTTGTTGCTGTCGATGTTCGCCGGCATGCTGGTGCCCCAGATGCAGTCCGGGGCGGAGTAGTTGACTGTAATAGTCGAGCCGGTCTCGGACTTGATGGTGCGCACCCGCCACTTGATGTAGCGCAAGGTGTCGGGGGTGCTGCCCTCGACGTGGTTGGACAGCTGGATGCCGCCGAAGACGACCGGCGGCATGGCGGCCGCAGTGGTGTTGGCCTTGCCGGTGTTCTGGATGGACTTCAGCCACAGGCTCGGCGAGGACGCATCGCCGGTGTCGGGGAAGCTCTGGTCCAGGTGCCAGGTGTCCACGTCCCGCTGGGTGGTGCCGCTGCCGGTCCACACCGAGGTGGTGATATCGGTGAGGCGCTTGCGGGTGAAGAAGGACGGACCGATCTGGGTGGTGCACTTGCTGCCTGACGCGCAAATCATGTCGAAGGGCACGTCGGGCCAATTGGCCTTGGTGTCCGCCGTCAGGCTGGAGCAGCCGCCGGAGACGACGCAGCGCTCGGCGTAGGTGAAGCGGACCTGCTGGGCTGCGGGCTTGGCGTAGATGAGGTCGCTGCGCAGGCCGTAGTCGATGCGGTTGAGGTAGCCGCCGCGGGTGTATGCGGTGCCGTTGACGGTGGTGTCGGCGTTCTTGGAGTAGTAGTTGGTCTCCTTGGTGTACCAGTAGGCGGAGGCGTTGCCGTGGGGGTCTACGGCGTAGTCGAGGTTCCAGCGCCAGGCCTGGTTGCAGGAGGAGTCGGCGAAGCCGGTGGACTTGTAGCAGGGTTCGCCGGGGTCGTCGCCGAAGACGGGGACGGTCCATACGGAGTTGGTGACCGGGTCGTCGTCGGTGGTGTCGGTGGTGCCCTTGTCGCTCCAGCCGGGCAGGCGGTGCTTGCCGAAGAAGTACTGGATGCCGGAGGCGTCTGTGACCTTCCAGTACTCGGTGTTGTCGTCGCCGTTGCCGGTGGCGCCGGTCAGGTGCTCGACACGGGTGCCGTCCTCGTTCTTCAGCTTCCACGTGCCGCCGGAAGCCTGCGAGAGGGCGGCGGTGTCGCAGGCCGTCTTGTCGGTGCAGGCGTTGACGAGTTCGACGGCTTTGCCGTTGAGGACGAGGGTGGCGTTGGCGTACTTCCAGCACTGGTCGCCCTTGCCGGACTGGCCGTCGTCCTTGCAGGAGCTGTACTTGCGTTCGATGTAGGACTCGGTGAGCGAGAAGCCTTCGCCGATGACGGAGGTCTGGTTGTTCTCGCCGGCTGTGCGGCCGTCCACGGAGGCGGAGTTGTAGGAGATGGACAGGTTCGGGGCCGGTCCTGCGGTCGCCGGGGGAACCCGGAGCGGGTAGTTCCAGGTGAAGTCCCCGGTGCTGCCGCCGGCTTCCCAGGTCGCGGTCGGGGACAGCGAGGTGGCGCTGTAGTCGCTTCCGCCACCTGAGCTGTCGGCGGCCGCTGCCATCACCATGGGGGTGCCGGCGGCCAGGGTGCGGGCGGAGACGGTGCCTGTCAGGGTCTGCGATCCCGCGTCATTGTCGGCGCCCGTCACGGGCCGTTGGGTGCGGCAGGACTTCTTTTGGGGAGTGGTCAGCGCACACGCCGGCAGTGTCACCAGGCGCAGTCGGGGGCCGAAGTTGCCGCCGTAGACATCGGAGAAGGAGGAGTAGTCGAGGGAGACCCGGAGTGTGTCTGTGTCACCGGTGGATTTCCCGGATGCTGTGCCGGCCGGGTCGACGGTGAGCAGGACACCGTTGACGCCCGCCTTCTTCGCGGCTGCCTGGGAGTGCAGACGCAGTGCCACTTTCTCGGCCGGGCCGGTGCCCTTCGGCGCCGTCTTGCTCTTCGGTGCTTTCGCCGCCGACGTGGTGGGCTGCTGGGCCAGCCTTACGCCGAGCCCGCCGACGGTGACCGTAGT
This genomic window contains:
- a CDS encoding RHS repeat-associated core domain-containing protein gives rise to the protein MIPSGYDFAAQAQSTARKKLEERPDAKIDKVGVLKPGTSKAPKDKAAPAARETRERLKKTTWPTTGTASADVPASGGTTVTVGGLGVRLAQQPTTSAAKAPKSKTAPKGTGPAEKVALRLHSQAAAKKAGVNGVLLTVDPAGTASGKSTGDTDTLRVSLDYSSFSDVYGGNFGPRLRLVTLPACALTTPQKKSCRTQRPVTGADNDAGSQTLTGTVSARTLAAGTPMVMAAAADSSGGGSDYSATSLSPTATWEAGGSTGDFTWNYPLRVPPATAGPAPNLSISYNSASVDGRTAGENNQTSVIGEGFSLTESYIERKYSSCKDDGQSGKGDQCWKYANATLVLNGKAVELVNACTDKTACDTAALSQASGGTWKLKNEDGTRVEHLTGATGNGDDNTEYWKVTDASGIQYFFGKHRLPGWSDKGTTDTTDDDPVTNSVWTVPVFGDDPGEPCYKSTGFADSSCNQAWRWNLDYAVDPHGNASAYWYTKETNYYSKNADTTVNGTAYTRGGYLNRIDYGLRSDLIYAKPAAQQVRFTYAERCVVSGGCSSLTADTKANWPDVPFDMICASGSKCTTQIGPSFFTRKRLTDITTSVWTGSGTTQRDVDTWHLDQSFPDTGDASSPSLWLKSIQNTGKANTTAAAMPPVVFGGIQLSNHVEGSTPDTLRYIKWRVRTIKSETGSTITVNYSAPDCIWGTSMPANIDSNKRRCFPVKWSQSGATPVTDWFHKYVVTSVLQDDPYGHGDTNEKYYDYQDGAGWAYADDEGLTKASNRTWSQWRGYSKVVETSGDSEGPRSKKSTLFMRGLNGEKELDGTARVEKVTDSTGTAIDDSRQYAGFVRETIVYNGTEELSGTINTPWSHKTGSHTYNWGTTDSWIIQAGETATRTKTSTGTRTVTQKTTYDPTYGMPMTVEDSGDAAKTGDESCVKTSYARNTTAWLVDLVSRTETYSVPCATTPVLPDDVVSDITTAYDNQAVGAAPTLGEITASYRVASYDADKKPVYQQVSSSTYDKLGRTLTATNALNRTIKTTYVPDDTGYGPLTSKTTTDPKLYTSTTDVDPAWGTATKTTDANGNSTEWSFDALGRLRQVWKPDRSRALQDAASIVYTYSINNDKETWVRTDALKADGNTYNSSYEIFDGLLRSRQKQVPAPGGGRVISETLYDDRGLAYITNAQVHDNNAPSGTLANTFPGSVPASTETVYDAAGRATDSIFRVYNQEKWRTKTDDQGDRTAVTAAEGGTGTLTINDARGRITERREYGGPAPTGSDYTRTLYEYTPGGQLKRMTGPDGAVWTYGYDLRGRKTTSTDPDKGKVDTTYNDADQPLTVTSTLNSASRTLITDYDELSRKIGTWDGVKDNAHQLTKFTYDSLAKGQPTAAIRYVGGTAGKIYSQVVTGYDALGRPKGTKTVIAAADPLAQALTAAGASTSFTTSTVYNIDGTVQSTSVPAVAGLPAEAVENRYNDLGMLISTDGMTDYVQNIGYSPYGEIEETRLGTSTAAKQLQIFNRYEDGTRRLTNTHTLDQTNAGYTNDVDYVYDATGNVKSVTDKANGTDTQCFTYDGYRRLTEAWTPSSNDCATGRSATALGGPAPYWTSWTYKIGGLRDSQTEHKTTDTKTIYGYPTVNANGTGQPHTLTSVTVGSGTAKPYIYDEQGNTTQRYGATGTAQSLVWDIEGELSSLTEGTKTTDYLYDANGELLIRRGPIKTVLYLAGQELHYDTAAKKFTAQRYYPSGDATAVRTETSLSWMVDDHHGTASMTVDAATQAITRRYTKPFGEARGTTPAAWPDDKGFLGKPADADTGLTHVGAREYDPATGRFLSVDPVLAPEDHESLNSYAYANNTPVTKSDPTGLKPVTDCERGCNDGNGGRYHDYMTPGPNGTWVYHSTQTYTQTFQYQKTGGGTGSGTMTVTVRTDGGVKSAQVVFKKGPDPAPEKKEQPRFGLLNGSYPIPENQAAKDLLADRPKLETWQKVLVGGISAIALAVVAAPVAVALGEGCLATAPVCAAEIAEMVTGGASGGSAVVGTGAAASAVTGLARRTSNTGAFAELAVPMQKRVVNQMAAKAGVGLDGVKVKINRDTDLLGRQLYGHTSPDGTITLYPDAFRSEEDLVRTIGHERMHVMQAKIFGSTPTLEEEQAWERAAYAAEDQFWNYYNGKLK